The following coding sequences lie in one Rutidosis leptorrhynchoides isolate AG116_Rl617_1_P2 chromosome 6, CSIRO_AGI_Rlap_v1, whole genome shotgun sequence genomic window:
- the LOC139853914 gene encoding uncharacterized protein, with amino-acid sequence MRGKKYTCRLQVNIDLTHTYGHLRSCPPSFGVGRLRGVRGVSGVATLGRIRGVFKRLDGRVKGAVDIKDYRLWYSGSRIARNGVGIFLGNLHKDNVVDVGRFSDRIMPVSLIIKEETFTVISAYAPHAGLSDAKKKSFWELLDEVVRGAEAKGYEGAHGGFGFGPRNEEGCSILGFAIAHELVIANSLFKNRDAQLATFHSGGRRTQIDFLLLRKGELRTCRDCKVLPAFTCSSQHRLLVMDLVTQGRVGRRARVVQQRNLWKKLHGAKTETFRATVLSVEGDNVAPTDVDQIWNCMVSTIREVAKEGLGVALGTSRAHKRTPAERTRVEERYKEAKREAKKAVAIAKDKAYEDLYRKLDSKEGANDIYRIAKTRERRGRDLVNVKYIKDEAGQSIVREDRIRKRWEENFSSIFGKERTERKVELYEVREYQNNCFCTRINQEKVRSALRKMGRNKAVGPDQIPIEAWRCLGGDGAITNAPVLEPKCTQHAISTQLKRHAGVGGGSVLDVGTRKLVAFLNNFVYVASPYSSSTDIWN; translated from the exons ATGAGGGGTAAAAAGTATACTTGCAGGTTGCAG GTTAATATAGATCTTACGCATACCTATGGTCACTTGAGGTCATGTCCTCCTAGTTTTGGGGTGGGTAGGCTTAGAGGGGTTAGAGGCGTTAGTGGGGTAGCCACCCTTGGTAGGATTAGA GGTGtgttcaagagactagatggaagggtgAAGGGGGCGGTAGATATTAAGGACTATAGGTTGTGGTACTCGGGTTCTAGGATAGCACGGAATGGAGTAGGTATCTTTTTGGGAAATCTACATAAGGATAACGTTGTTGACGTGGGTAGGTTTAGCGATAGGATTATGCCGGTTAGTCTAATTATTAAGGAGGAGACTTTCACGGTCATTAGCGCATACGCACCTCATGCGGGTTTAAGTGATGCGAAAAAGAAGAGTTTTTGGGAATTGTTAGATGAGGTAGTGAGGG GAGCGGAGGCCAAAGGTTACGAAGGAGCCCATGGGGGCTTTGGGTTTGGTCCTAGAAACGAAGAAGGGTGTTCAATTCTTGGGTTTGCCATTGCCCATGAGTTGGTTATAGCAAACTCTTTATTCAAGAATAGGGATGCTCAGTTAGCCACTTTTCATAGCGGGGGTCGTCGCACCCAGATTGACTTTTTGCTCCTTCGTAAAGGGGAACTTAGGACATGTAGGGACTGTAAGGTCCTTCCAGCCTTTACGTGCTCCTCCCAGCATAGATTGTTGGTCATGGACCTAGTCACCCAGGGAAGAGTTGGCAGGAGGGCCAGAGTTGTGCAACAAAGAAACCTTTGGAAGAAACTACATGGAGCGAAGACAGAGACTTTTAGAGCcactgt ATTAAGCGTAGAAGGGGATAACGTAGCCCCTACTGACGTAGACCAGATATGGAACTGCATGGTGTCCACTATCAGAGAGGTGGCAAAAGAAGGTTTAGGGGTGGCATTAGGGACATCGAGAGCCCATAAGA GGACACCTGCTGAGAGAACTAGGGTAGAAGAAagatataaagaagctaaaagagaagcaAAGAAGGCCGTAGCAATTGCAAAAGACAAAGCTTATGAAGATTTATATAGGAAACTAGATTCTAAAGAGGGAGCCAATGACATATATAGAATAGCTAAAACTAGGGAGCGAAGAGGCAGGGACTTAGTTAACGTCAAATATATCAAGGATGAAGCAGGCCAAAGTATAGTAAGAGAAGACCgtattaggaaaagatgggaagagaATTTTTCATCCATTTTCGGTAAGGAAAGAACGGAGCGGAAAGTGGAACTCTACGAGGTTCGTGAATATCAAAACAACTGTTTCTGCACGAGGATTAACCAGGAGAAAGTTAGATCAgccctacgaaagatggggagaaacaagGCAGTAGGACCAGACCAAATTCCGATTGAGGCGTGGAGGTGCCTAGGAGGCGATGGG gcCATCACTAACGCACCCGTGCTGGAGCCCAAGTGCACCCAACACGCCATTAGCACGCAGCTAAAGCGGCATGCTGGGGTTGGAGGGGGTAGCGTGCTGGATGTTGGCACACGAAAGCTGGTGGCGTTTTTGAACAATTTCGTGTACGTGGCAAGCCCATATTCATCTTCAACGGATATATGGAATTAA